The Porites lutea chromosome 7, jaPorLute2.1, whole genome shotgun sequence genome includes the window atgtaaaaaactaagatttagtcgctttttcaactttgctttgtgggccgaaaaatttacctttacgcaaaaacaaaagcaaataatgaggcttttattggacatattttctgagaattttatctgatcaatttaatgtcactagcattgttttcgtataggaattttcctaattaaatgagcttttaatttaataattttgatactctataaacttctcatttgatagcctCACTTTTTTATACTGGCCGATTGAcaaacaaattcgctctcgtaaatcctattttatgacctatttattagaactctaggtaacatacgaaatgatgtaaccggacaggctttaacctttggtcctaatttattttttcttcgcaaccccTAATCAGTTAACGGGCCGTGAaagaatatcgccacaaaaagatgcgaaaaagttttcgctgagtctcctttacatattccggctGTATATGGGTCTACACCCCAATtgcctgcttaaaaatgaaactgttgtttaattaagtgtcagtcaaactcggtataatcttgacttgcaaatccaaatgcaaaggtttatttcgcagtagaaaagcttgtaaacatcatcgaacagcgcaatgtaaattggctaatgtgaaaccacgtttctttcactttatttacaatgtatttatctcaattgcacactcttgtgaaattagcctcagacaattagttgcgacctttaacagacttaacaagccagtatgaaaatatgttaagagaagctgagctctacatgttctatttccttgcatgtgttaagattccatttcttttttgttacaggtaacttccagacatgacgaggagataattacttttctagagagcaatcctttgataccgtcagttattactgacttactttgagttaaaaacgaagaacacagacactggtaatgacaaaaaaacactaatccctggcaagcctacaaaacaagaaagaggaactcagactccttatcaaaatgtgaaacaagataaaaagagcttttctaacgtagggaaaattACGTTCGAGAGATTTGcaattgcaacgttatattcaagcacattgcattgtcaaacatcataatttactgaataatgaacagtgattttggggcttagctcagtttgtaatgaactttgaaagatattctataaccttgtatttttaaaagctttcatggaacatagatgcattttattatacaatgaaaatagtctctgtctctctttttactgatttcagtcaattctattttattcgcaatgtgaaatgggaatcctattaaagactcattaaaaggggtgaggagtttttacaatcccccaacaggtcatctcgacgatgacgctgttttattacttcggcagaatccctcagggttttactttcttgtgaaaattagagcttttgttatttaaacttcgctgggacaaccaaatctatgaaaatgaaaggaatagcaatgacgtcatcgagtaaccgtacatcaaaagataagcactgtgatctgtttatttttttttttttagccaggcttaaaatatctgtagattcaaggaattataacctgtgcgttgaaacatgccagagaccgattttggcatgcccggcatgacccagattatggcacgcccagcattccagagaatttagcatgccgggcatgtcagaaaatttggcatgcccggcatggcggggattttgctgggtatgaattacttattactagaacctaggcttctcgcggcctgggtgagaaggtcacagaacctcaaattatgcttacagggcatgcgaaattcagttgcatgccaatttcaatgcaaaaccactctggggccaccccctctattaccagtgagcaaatcattgacgataggcatggcaaaaatccttgcatgctaaccaacattgaaaacgtagcagaaatgtcctcaattgctgagtcatgccctagggggggctttaaaatacagaatttcctgacatggatgagggaattttccgtaaacagcatgtgatcatgccggctaggacgtattgcctccgtattgcccctttttacagctagctaggctcatttttaggttccatggcctgaaatgacgaaaaattcatgccctaaatgtaaaaagtccaaaaacgtcctcgaaattttagtttccaagccgtttttTCCTGTAACTTTTAATAAACCAAAATCCCACGATGGGCTCTTAGGCGCGTCTTATCCCGAACCCTGGAAAAGGCACACTTTTCGGATagagcctccccatataggcTATTATAGGGAGTATCCCCTGTTTTTTTAACGACACacattctattttttattaccCACCGCTTGGGGGAATCCATGATACAGTTAATATGATTCTATCAAGTTTATTTTCAGTGGCAGGATCATACGCTAGACTGTCCAAAGTCACATTTGTGACAGGTGCTGGCTTGACAAGAGCTGTAATACAATTGAGGGGTCAGTCGCTTACAAGGATACAGCCTATATTGAACCAATAAAGATACCTAACTCTCGCCGCAACCGAGAATTTACAGAAATTTGACCACACGGATGGCAAAACGTTATTTTGGGGATCTGACAAGCCTGACatgtaaaacaaaggaaaggaaACAGAAAGAGGGACGATCCACTAAAAGAAGAGGATAGGACAAAAATCAAAATAGTTGTCATGCTTCTAGTTTTTCATGGCTGCTATAATCttagttaataaaaaaatgttccatGGTTCTCCAAGATGCTAGATGATTTTCAATAATGTCAGCTGGTGTGTGGCCTGATCTTTAAAAAATGATCCAAAACCGATGGCACTTTTCAAACGATTGACAATTATTCTTTGGAAACATCTAGCCAGAGGTTTTTAAAACCCTTGGACGTACAAGGAGGGCTGGATGCCAAGCTATCTCTAAGGTTTTCCTGTCTTTTTCTCGACGATTAAACATAAGCTCCTGAagtttcagtagctgttcgtttatccctaacgagcattttgagacaagtttagtgatggtcactTACCATGATGGTTACGAGTTATGACGTCATAAGCAGCAGGTAATCGAGCCTTTTTTTAGTAAGAAAGCATATTTTTTTAGCTTCTTTCAACTACAAAAATAAatcttgtggataaaatgaaGCGAATTACTTATTTATATGTTATTCTACATGTCAAGCACAATGATCTAATGATCAATGATCTAATGACGGCCAAGATGACGACCAAAAAagtggtgacgtcacaggcctccagcagcgccaccaccgaTAAAGTATACCTCGTCTTGTAGGGAAggtcaaaggctttccactttttccactaaaggtaaaatatttcgaaatactgcaacatatcattAGCACTAGGGAGGGATTCCAtcaacccccccccctttaCCACGGTGGGGGGTATGACTTTCCGTGTACGTCCAAGAGTTAAAACATAGCTAGCGAACATTAAGACTGAAATAAGGTAAAAACGAAAGTTTTGCGGTGCCGCACTAAGTGCACGCTCACTAAAGCAGGAAAATTAAGTAGGAGAAAAAGTAAGGTAGAAAAAATAGAGAGAGAGCGGAGAAGGGAAGGGAGCAGgagaagagaagaaaaacgATGGTCACACGCAGCTTAGTTTTTATATTGGCTATAGTTTTGGGACGAACAAAAAGGACGGACAAAGGCTGTTTTAGCGTCACAATTTCATAAATCCAATATTAAAACAAACCACTTTCCTACACGATACATTTAGGGAAAGAAAAACTCCCACGAAGAGGAGATGAATagttaattcattttctttttcagcatTACATCTCCTTTGTtcccttccaaaaaaaaaatttaagatacCCAAAATTAAGATAATCAAACTCCTCCTCTCTCCCTCAATCCCTTGTGCTATACCTAAATAAATGCAGCCTTAATTAAAGATTTGAGACTAAAAGCCTGACTGCCACgtccaaatgtttgtttatgatTCGACAAAGTAACAAGACTGGGTAATTTCTTTGAATGGCAACTGATCATGTACCAGGGGAATAAAGATCTATTTTAGCAACTCCATAAAATACTATTCAGCTTTTAATGTACTTACTCGTTTCCACCGTTTGTTGCCCAACGCTTAAAGATGAGTTCTCGGTGAGGACAGCCACTCTAAACTTGAATAGTACTGGACTGTAGACTGAACGAAATGGAGGTGACCTGACGTAAGCGCAAAGACTTGGGAATGATATTTTGGCCTCTGGTATAACAAACACCTAGGAAACGCCATAAATTAGGTGGGCTAATAACAACGTCTAAGAAATGTCTACAAGCAAGAGATCGATCGAGAGCAAGCGTTCCAAAAACGATAGACTATATTCAATCTACCTCCGACAAATAGACAGGCCAAAAAGAGTGTCCTCCATTATCCGAAAACTCCATTTCAATCATGTAAACAGGGCTACCAGTCGTATTTTGCACAGCCTCCCACTTCAAGCTGATGGAGGTCAAACTCCGGTTTGTTATTGAAGGTGTTCCTGGGGTTGGGGTAGAGGAATTATCTCCATTTGTTACTGAAGTGAAGTTTTTAACCTTGGTTAAAAACTCACAGCTCTCAAGACAGCTGCTTGACGCTCTCtgaaatacaaaacaaattcAATTAGAAAATGGCGAATTGAAATTGGTGTGAAATGACAAATGACCTGAACATTTACAGTAAACTGGCACAGGTGTAGTGCACACGAACGTCAGGAATTTCCAAAGGTGTAGACACTTACGCATGTCTGTTTACATGCTGCCTCATCAGAATCAGATGATCCACATGGACCTAAGcactaaaattaaagaaagagtACAAATATCAAGGATAGAaaatgaatatttaacaattaatgaatgaggctgagtatctcaggataattatggagatcgaggagggtgttatccgttgAGGCAGTAGGCcgaggcagataacaccctccgagatctccataattcttcatatgatacgaaagccgaattcaacaattgtaatattattcattcaaaataactcctagtttaaaaacatggctaaaacatatttacctccatcgatccgtcgatgttcagttcatcttcgatagtgaacgtttagggttgttcagctccgcaaacattctccaaatagcagatgtcgcccttcgagttgtcttcttgcgcGCTGTTCTtaccatgtttttagctattttttcgcctagttcttccTCTTGAAACGaatgaaatgtccgccatttttcaagttcgcaaccaaaacaactcaatcttgtccccaggtcttttcggttaacggtgcattaatcTGCAAGAAAGCTGcgcttttgacgtcatcggttaaTTAAACGCAAATTCTTCCAAacttggtcatcagtagctggttatggtgaattatgcgtgtgcttttagccaatccaaatcggggaaatattttgaatgaataataatgttaaaTAGTGGTTTCACCTATTATAAGTGTTTTTCGATGTTTTGTACTCTCCTTAACCCCATGAGATTGAATTGtgttattattttaaactaCACTGGATGAATATAATGCTACTTACTTCTTTACAGTCATTTGTTTGACAGGGAATTTCAGTTTCATTGTTCGCTGGAttctaaaacaaattaaagaggAATGGGTTATAACACAAAGCTTAACAAACTTTAACCAGGGACTATTTTAGTTTTCTTATCGTTTAGGATTCATTACCTTTAATCTTGAAAATCACGCCAAATATATGtcgtaattttgtttttaactctaaAAATAAGTACTGGCGAATAGAGGACTAGCTATCTATGAGAGAATTTAGCACAATGGTTGACAGTCTTAGTCCGTCGCCCACGAAATGATCAAAAGTCGAAAGTCTCGTGTGCGACCACATCTTGTAAGCGAGCACCTATCCcaaacaccaaaactttcccagCCGACATCCTATAGTGTCTATAGTTAGAGCTTCTCGTAAGCGATCACCTATCAAAAACACAAGGTTTCCCTGACGATTGTTTTATATGTTTCCAAGCGACCGCTTCCCTCTGTATAGTATACGTTCACTCACTCAGAGTATGTGAAAAACCTTGAGTGAGAACGTGAAACTAAATATCGTAACTTAGAAACTGTATCCAATTGATTCTCTTCGATCCTAAAAGAAGCTGTATATTGGGGATCTTCTCTTTGGAAGGGAACCCCTATGGCACGACTCTCGTAAGTGATCACTTCCCGTAAGAAACCACTGAATCGTCGCATCTTGGGTACTAGTCGCTCACGGGAGGATCAAGGAAATTTTCTTTTGATTCCTTAAGCTACTTTAGAGTGATTTGAGTCATTTAGAATTCGCTTATTCGTTCATTCTTTCACGGCTAGcgctattgaaaatataagattTGAAATTTATATGCGTCTTATTTGGATACActaacagtttttgttttttctcacgGAGTTTATTTGCCaaatacatagaggatattacacggtggcgagagatatgaattttatgttcgagtggcaagaacaatatctcacgagtgagcgaagcgaacgagtgagatattgttcttgccacgagaacataaaattcatatcttcgagccaacgtgtaatgttctttttattatatggagaaaccaattcaacaaaagcaaaaggcgggaatcgtgacatcattgaacgatacgacagtCACAAAGgcgacatacggaaaatacgccactcgggtcccggatgaagtggcgtatggaatctacgagcggtttagttcccagtaaaacactctcctccatataataataCTAGATACTTGAGTTCCCGATGTTAAATTTTTCACCCAAAACTGGTTTCAAGGCTTTTTTGCTTATGGTTTTCATGGCAATATCGATTATCGattttaacaaaatttaatCCAAAGTCAGTTAGTGATAAGGATTTTATAACGATCTTACGAGGATATAGAATCACTTTTACGTCGACTGAAAAATATTGGTATGGggtctgaaaaactgtatcgaaacaccctAATTTAACCTCGCGAATTGCCTTTTCAGGGTATATTGTGTACATATGCGATATTTTGTCTTTCGTATCACACGCCACATAGAACTGTATGGAAACTGactgataaccaaattttaaaatcattccGTCATTCTCCATTTTGCGAATAAAGAACTGGTGTTAGTTTCAGTAATTAGGGGAGCGAAAAGGCTAAACTTGAAAGGTTCATTCTCGCTTTAGGCTCAAACCTCAAGAATATCCATGTCATAAACTAacttttcagaccaaaattagACCGGcttaaaacaacagcaacaaaatgccgaattgaaaacaaaaattgtttttttaaattcagtttTGATGCCTTCTTTTgtgattttttattattctttgttCGATTATTAAAATTCAATTTGCTTAAGATATATTTTGACGATTAAAAACTACCAGACCCTTATTGGACGAATATTTCATATCTTAACATGTTTTGAGTCATATCTTGGCTGATATCGTTCCGCAATTCCCTTTGAACTTCTGAGTATAATTAATGATACACTGTCACAGTAATATGTTAATGAGGGCAAAGTGCTAAGCAGTCAGTCAGCAGTGTTTTGATAAACGTAAGgaaatttcaagttttatttacaatttaagACCGGCAGTTGAAAAGAGAAACCGTTTCCGCTAAAAAAGACCTTGTACAATATGACCTAATATATATTAATGTCCAGTAGGAAATAGCAATAATTTAGCAATATGAAATTGTTGCTAACTTATAACTGTTATTTTGTGATTAGAACTGCAATGTTATAAATAGGTCATAATCTCCTTTGTTCCTGATTCATAAAAAACACGTTTAAATCACTTCTTGAAGCAGAGCTATGGAATAAATATAAAGGTGCTAACgagagttttctttgttttgggaAGTCGTAATTATTTTGCATCCGGTTGTCTTCGCGATCGTCAGTCTTCTTGCATGTTCCTTCGAATCAGGCCCTACAGCGTGATTCGTTACATTccataattgttttattttaccaGGCGATAAATCAACCATATTCTCTGACTTCCATCAAACGCTTCGATGCAAAGGTCATTAGAGAAAGGGACAAGACTATGCAGATAAGCAATAATTTTAAATTGGAATGAAAAAACGTGTCCAAATTGAAATCAGCTGGAATTGTTTGATATTGGGCAATCAATTAGATAATTTGTGAGTTTCAACTTATTGAAGATGGCGAttatttctttcaaaatcaACTATTgaagtaaaaataatattcatggCATCGTCTTTAAGACAGTAGATTTGCTTGAAACTACGAGAAACTGATAAGGGACACTGTTCAACTTCAAAGACAGTATTGCGCAGATCGTTTTAAAACGGCCGCCTTCCGAGAAAGAATATTGAAAGGTGACTCACCTTCGTCAAGCAGTTTGCATAGCATCTAGCTTTGGTAACAATCCTTGGGTTTCCACTGACCGAGTTACTACATCCAGTAAAAATCcagagaaagaacaaaaacttGTAGGAATATTGAATGTAGAGCCAGCGAGGCTGCGTTGCAAGACACATGCTAACATAATCCACACAGTTCAAATATTGTTGATCAGTCAGTCCTGTTCAGAACGAAAGACAGCGATGCATGAATATTAGCACTTAATATGTTGACAAATTGACGTTTCCGGCTGGCAGTGGGTTAAAATTTTGAGTGGAGATACTAGAAGATACTGAGGcattacatttttttctctattaTCCTTATTTTTTCACCTGAGGACATGGCATCAATGCAAAGGGACATAAGAAACTTTTCATGACTAAACTATCGCTCTTCATGCTTCCCCGTGATCATATGTCGACGTTAAAATATCGATGTGCAAGATCTGCTGATGTGGGACTGATTATGGAAACGACTTATGTTATAAATAGGCTTGGATTGTTTATCTAGTAAATTTGCTTTGGAATAGTTTTGATATCCTTTTTCCTTGTTCCCCGTGGGAAACTACTTCCCGGAAGATGAAAGTAGCTGTCAATAACTTAATTCGCCGCCGATTTATCCTTAGTTTATCTCAATATAGGTTTTATCGGGTAACcacaaaatgggaaaaacaaaattatatgaAAGATGTTTATTCTGGGTCGCTAACTGGATAAATTACGTTTGCTTTTGTTGTGAAGGTGTAGTAAGGGATGATAatcattgcttttttcaaagaagttCAGATAAACTTACAGGCAGATGTAAAGAATGTTTCAAATCGTAGAATTATAATTGTGCATTTTTCCATCATGATAAAGACTATAAATAGACAACACGGTGTCAAGATTAGCAAAAGGTAAATTCTGGGTACAATTTGCTTCTGCAATCAGCTTtgactttcattttttttagcttagTTAAGGCGTAATAAACAACACCCCAATAATGACACAACAAAACAGTAGAAacacaaaattacaaaattgctcGCTTTATCTTCCCTTGTTAATCTTGGCGACAAAACATGAGCCAGCTTTAGGGCAATTAAACTTATCAATATCCCAAACTGACAGACAACTGGGTTTTATTTACCAAATTTGAACAGGACAAAGGAAATATAATTACGCTAGTTATATGAGTCTTGCGggaaaaaaaagagtatttatttAACAAAGATATGCCATGCGTTGCCACTCTTTTGCGTTTTAGTAATTTTGGGCCATCACTCAGTCAAGTGAAAAATTACCTAAAAGGTTGCACAGAAATGATTCACGTGGATGGCGAAAGAGATATTCTCTTTGGAGACTTTGGAATTAGAACGTTTCGTGTTTCGTGTGTTGATTGAAAGGAACACTTCTCCATACAAGAGTTTTCTGAATCAATTTGATATTGGTTTTAATATTTTGTCCACTGAGTCATGCATTCATTTTGAGTCCAATTGAGCAACAGACTTGTAATATTTGGCAACTCGGTGTTCACGGcctaaataattaaataatgaaTGGTGACAAAAAGTAATAACGGAGTGAGAAAAACAATTTAACCGGCTGATTTTTTCGCTTGAAGATGTAACGTACAACTGCACTTCCCCGTAAGCTACCTCGTATTATGACCCAGCGATTCAACCTTTATAACGTGTTCATGCCGAATTTATTCCTTGAACGAGCACTACCATAACTGGGTTATCGCCGGCTATCTCATAATGAATCCAGCTGCCCATGAACGCAATAACATGCTTATTGGTATAGGCACTGGGCCCTGTTTATTCAAAAGAGTTCGATTTGATAGTTTTGACTTAGATGCATAACATTTACTATTAATGGCAAGGAATGATCTGTTTACTTTCTAGGTCAATGGCGATGTTCAATTAAGGAATCAAAACTATCTGGTACCGTTAGAGCATGTGCACTGAAAAGGATTTGTAACAACTGACATTTATGGTAAGTCAGTCAGTATAAGGTTAAAACTTAGCATCCAGAATTTCATTACTTTCACCGAAATGTGACGATGAGTTTGTGTTTTCATTTGTCTCACGTAATTGGCTACAACATTTTGACAATAAGTGATAGGCAATTGAAACTATGACCTCCAGAGTAAGCGATTTAGAAATACTGCCATAATTTGTGATTGGAAGTAAatttaatttatctttttttattctttagcCAATTCAAGCCAAACACAATTTAACTCGTCAAAAAACAGTTACGTCTCGCAGACATCTGTTCAGTACTTTGCGGTTTAAGGatcagtttaattttagatGTACTCGGAAGCTATACATGTTTTCATTAACCGTAACGGTGTCCGCTATGTGTGGATTCTTGTTCCCAGGCAAAATAAATAGTCAAGGCTTGCTGGGCCTTTTTGGATAATTTCTTTCTCTGTCTGTTTGAACTTACAAAAAAGGCTGCGAAGGTCTATTAAGCTCTTTAGAAGCCTTGGCGCTGTCATGATGAATGTTAATAATCCAGTTTATTTTAGCTAATAGTACATGTTGGCAAGTAAGaccaatttttttaagttatttgtttgAAATGTAATATATTTGCCTTACAAACTGGATACATTTTTTTACTGGGAATCAGCTTCTAGtttactaaataaaatgaaaaatttccaaatttcattaaTTGCTCCACTCGTGTTATGAGATATCAATTCACGAGAAATGTAGCCATTATGAGTTTCCTGATGAAAAGAGAGATTTTGTTTCAGGAGGTACACCCTTGAAACATTAAATTACATATTAATTGTATCCGATAAGCGATGAAAATATCATTGATAAATCAGTGTTCATTCCCTATTCATATACTAGTAGGTAAGTACTTTTGCAGTTGTTATCTTTCAAAATGGAAATTTATTAGTCATGGCAATTTAGAGCTGAAGACTTTTGAAGACTTCAGATCATAAAGTTTTAATTAATAAATGTTTCTCATCATGGAGTGGTTAATGAATTCGAGGCAGTCGATCTCCCCATTTATTTTGATGCTATATTTACAAACTAAAACCTAGTTATACTTTTTGATAAgcgtattttaaaaaagttctgAAGTTAGATATTTCAATCAGATGCTTATAACGGCAAACACGACAAAGGTTTTTTCCATCTGATTCCGTGTTCCGGATGTTTAAGAGATCGTTCACATGATGAAGCTATATCAAGTAATCTTCAATTCGTCGTGTCTTTTGCTGACATTTTTGACGCAGTTTATTTTAGCATGATACTATTCGCTCTTTCGAGCTCTTATTTTCTCAAACAAGAGATGGATTCGcagattttaatttttcaatttgtGGAAGCCTGTAAAGTacttaaacaataaaaactaaaatattttaaaaattcattatAAAATATTATCATGATTTCATGGGAAAAACTAAAGTCTTTCAAATATAATTATTCAGATTGTAATCAATCACTGAATTCACCTTCCCAGTATAGCATCCTGGTCATACCTAAAAATAGTGAATgaagtgttttgaaataatctTCCAGATATTTCATTACTAAGGTTTACATAAGGAATATGAAGTTCGGTTACTTCCTTAGAGAGCTTAATTTTTACCTACCTCGTTGTGGCGCGTATGGAGCGACGTTCCAGTTTCAAACATTAGCTTTTTAATAATTCTATTTATGCAATTTCAACAACAAATGGCCTAAGCAAAGCTTTAATATAAGCGAAATGATTAAATATTTGTCAATTTCTCCTTTGTTTGCAGGTTGACAATATCACCCGTGGGGCTAGTTGTCATAACAAGTAGCTATTTTACCACAACCGACGTTACTGTAATGCCGCTGTTTTGTCAGGCCATACTAACCGCATCAGTCTGGATCCACATTTTAACAACAAACAGCTGGCTTTTTATcatactaaatttgtattttaaCTATCTAAACTTCACGGCAAATTGAAAACGCTTTGTAAGCTATTCAGAGTACTTTTGGATCTCTACTGAAATGCACTCCAAGCGGcgctattgctggttttcagtgtcacgccattcaagaAAGATCAATATAAaattcaaaaccgttcaatagataaagttcagaatctgggaaatgaaaggaggtacatatacaaagaccctcgccaagattcaagtcagaggaatatttgtatacgagatatccgaagaaatgttttacccaaaattatagagatttgtatggagacgccatgctggtgctcacctgggtaagctccaacatggcggacggaaaccaacagaaagtGTGAATtcattcttcgagaaactcataaacattaaagtaataattttttaatacatgaactgtttagatagcaaacgTTCCTTAAATAAgccatttttttaacctacatgacagctttCTTGGCCGTCATATAAATGCCGCGCctcgcaaaagcttagaaattcaagcgtactctatcacaaaactaAGAACCCTTTTTAAACGAAAATTTTgtgtgaaaattagttttcagctgctctaatgcatcgtgaaagtaaaatctcggtttTATCGagattgttttttattttgaattttagtgacgtcatttgaaaacctacaataaaatttgtatctgttcggtcatccagGGTAACTCACGCCGTCAGAGCCTTATTGAATTATATTTAGAAGGGCTTCAGAATTATTTCCCCGCAGATTTGGACTGAATTAAGCAATTTAAAGCTTAACGAAGGTGAGAGTTTGTCTGATCTTCTGGCCTCTCTCCATTACCTTTTCAAATTCAAAACTTTcagatttcctttttctttaataGCTAAAACTAGGCTGAAATTCGTAAGAAAATTATTAGACAAGCTTCGAAAATCATACATGAATGAAACTGCAATCTAGAAATTTTTATCCGTTCTTTAAAGCTATGGAacattctaggcaatatttgcttcttagCTTGAACAGAATCGCCCCTTAATTATTAATACAGAAAACAGTCGGTTGGGTGTCCTTGTGAAAAGCTCACTAATAGATAAGTAACTTCTTAACATCGTTCAACGTTATTTGATCTTAACTGAGTTATTCTCGTTGTAAAACAGTCTCGCTTGACCACTTCCCTGTTTAC containing:
- the LOC140944898 gene encoding uncharacterized protein, which codes for MCLATQPRWLYIQYSYKFLFFLWIFTGCSNSVSGNPRIVTKARCYANCLTKNPANNETEIPCQTNDCKECLGPCGSSDSDEAACKQTCRASSSCLESCEFLTKVKNFTSVTNGDNSSTPTPGTPSITNRSLTSISLKWEAVQNTTGSPVYMIEMEFSDNGGHSFWPVYLSEVD